A region from the Pelecanus crispus isolate bPelCri1 chromosome 11, bPelCri1.pri, whole genome shotgun sequence genome encodes:
- the ALKBH2 gene encoding DNA oxidative demethylase ALKBH2 isoform X4, translating to MDRYVLKRPAGEAGGGGKRPRPEEPASGQPPWQEIRAEGLSCDYRLLFGRAEADEIFQQLEEEVEYFEDIKMVGTT from the exons ATGGACAGATACGTGCTTAAACGCCCCGCcggcgaggcgggcggcggTGGCAAGAGGCCGCGGCCGGAGGAGCCCGCCTCGGGGCAGCCCCCCTGGCAGGAGATCCGCGCCGAGGGCCTGAGCTGCGACTACCGGCTCCTCTTCGGCAGGGCCGAGGCTGACGAGattttccagcagctggaggaggaggtggagtaCTTCGAAG ATATAAAGATGGTGGGGACCACATAG
- the ALKBH2 gene encoding DNA oxidative demethylase ALKBH2 isoform X2, with protein sequence MDRYVLKRPAGEAGGGGKRPRPEEPASGQPPWQEIRAEGLSCDYRLLFGRAEADEIFQQLEEEVEYFEGEMTKLHVFGKWHDIPRKQVTYGDPELTYTYSGVTFSPKPWIPVLNRIRDRVTLHTGHTFNFVLINRYKDGGDHIGEHRDDERELVPRSPIASVSFGACRDFVFRHCDSRGKNATRHIKPIKLQLAHGSLLMMKYPTNVYWYHSLPTRKRVLAPRINLTFRKVMSIAKKDSILTP encoded by the exons ATGGACAGATACGTGCTTAAACGCCCCGCcggcgaggcgggcggcggTGGCAAGAGGCCGCGGCCGGAGGAGCCCGCCTCGGGGCAGCCCCCCTGGCAGGAGATCCGCGCCGAGGGCCTGAGCTGCGACTACCGGCTCCTCTTCGGCAGGGCCGAGGCTGACGAGattttccagcagctggaggaggaggtggagtaCTTCGAAG GTGAAATGACGAAATTGCACGTGTTTGGCAAGTGGCATGACATTCCAAGGAAGCAGGTAACCTATGGAGACCCTGAGTTAACATACACTTACTCTGGCGTTACCTTCTCTCCTAAGCCGTGGATCCCAGTTCTCAACCGTATCAGAGACCGCGTCACTTTGCACACAGGAcatacttttaattttgttcttattaACAG ATATAAAGATGGTGGGGACCACATAGGTGAACATCGAGATGACGAGAGGGAACTGGTTCCACGCAGCCCGATTGCGTCTGTGTCCTTCGGAGCTTGCAGGGACTTTGTTTTCAGGCACTGTGATTCCAGAGGGAAAAACGCGACGCGCCACATTAAGCCCATCAAACTGCAGCTAGCCCATGGTAGCCTGCTGATGATGAAGTACCCTACCAATGTGTATTGGTACCACAGCCTGCCCACCCGCAAGAGAGTACTTGCCCCAAGAATCAATCTCACATTTCGGAAAGTGATGAGTATAGCCAAGAA GGATTCCATTCTGACTCCCTGA
- the ALKBH2 gene encoding DNA oxidative demethylase ALKBH2 isoform X1, with product MDRYVLKRPAGEAGGGGKRPRPEEPASGQPPWQEIRAEGLSCDYRLLFGRAEADEIFQQLEEEVEYFEGEMTKLHVFGKWHDIPRKQVTYGDPELTYTYSGVTFSPKPWIPVLNRIRDRVTLHTGHTFNFVLINRYKDGGDHIGEHRDDERELVPRSPIASVSFGACRDFVFRHCDSRGKNATRHIKPIKLQLAHGSLLMMKYPTNVYWYHSLPTRKRVLAPRINLTFRKVMSIAKK from the exons ATGGACAGATACGTGCTTAAACGCCCCGCcggcgaggcgggcggcggTGGCAAGAGGCCGCGGCCGGAGGAGCCCGCCTCGGGGCAGCCCCCCTGGCAGGAGATCCGCGCCGAGGGCCTGAGCTGCGACTACCGGCTCCTCTTCGGCAGGGCCGAGGCTGACGAGattttccagcagctggaggaggaggtggagtaCTTCGAAG GTGAAATGACGAAATTGCACGTGTTTGGCAAGTGGCATGACATTCCAAGGAAGCAGGTAACCTATGGAGACCCTGAGTTAACATACACTTACTCTGGCGTTACCTTCTCTCCTAAGCCGTGGATCCCAGTTCTCAACCGTATCAGAGACCGCGTCACTTTGCACACAGGAcatacttttaattttgttcttattaACAG ATATAAAGATGGTGGGGACCACATAGGTGAACATCGAGATGACGAGAGGGAACTGGTTCCACGCAGCCCGATTGCGTCTGTGTCCTTCGGAGCTTGCAGGGACTTTGTTTTCAGGCACTGTGATTCCAGAGGGAAAAACGCGACGCGCCACATTAAGCCCATCAAACTGCAGCTAGCCCATGGTAGCCTGCTGATGATGAAGTACCCTACCAATGTGTATTGGTACCACAGCCTGCCCACCCGCAAGAGAGTACTTGCCCCAAGAATCAATCTCACATTTCGGAAAGTGATGAGTATAGCCAAGAAGTGA
- the ALKBH2 gene encoding DNA oxidative demethylase ALKBH2 isoform X3 gives MDRYVLKRPAGEAGGGGKRPRPEEPASGQPPWQEIRAEGLSCDYRLLFGRAEADEIFQQLEEEVEYFEGEMTKLHVFGKWHDIPRKQI, from the exons ATGGACAGATACGTGCTTAAACGCCCCGCcggcgaggcgggcggcggTGGCAAGAGGCCGCGGCCGGAGGAGCCCGCCTCGGGGCAGCCCCCCTGGCAGGAGATCCGCGCCGAGGGCCTGAGCTGCGACTACCGGCTCCTCTTCGGCAGGGCCGAGGCTGACGAGattttccagcagctggaggaggaggtggagtaCTTCGAAG GTGAAATGACGAAATTGCACGTGTTTGGCAAGTGGCATGACATTCCAAGGAAGCAG ATATAA
- the USP30 gene encoding ubiquitin carboxyl-terminal hydrolase 30 isoform X2 has translation MKNWGVIGGVVVAVAAGMYVLWGPIAERKRRRRGLVPGLLNLGNTCFMNSLLQGLSSCPSFIKWLEEFTAQYKTDQNQSTEHQYLSLTLLHLLRALSCQEVTEDDVLDASCLLEVLRMYRWQISSFEEQDAHELFHVLTSSLEDERDRQPRVTHLFDVHSLEPEITQKQISCRTRGSLPPVSNHWKSQHPFHGRLTSNMVCKHCEHQSPVRYDTFDSLSLSIPAAVWGRPMTLDHCLHHFISSESVKGVVCDNCTKIQAEGTLNGQSIENQRTTFVKQLKLGKLPQCLCIHLQRLSWSNQGTPLKRHEHVQFNEFLIMDIYKYRIPVHKSSQNELNQKNSEETMPGTKDGVAVKPSDAEQPSGTKLLFMNGACSPSFLMSSGTFPLAAFPECSSPVYLYRLMAVVVHHGDMHSGHFVTYRRSPPSPKNPLSVSTQWLWISDDTVRKASLQEVLSSSAYLLFYERVHSRVQHQSLELRAEE, from the exons ATGAAGAACTGGGGCGTTATCGGGGGGGTCGTCGTTGCTGTGGCGGCGGGGATGTACGTGCTGTGGGGGCCCATCGCCGAGAGGAAGAGGCGCCGGAGAG GGCTTGTACCTGGCCTTCTTAACTTAGGAAACACCTGCTTCATGAACTCCTTGCTGCAAGGCTTATCTTCCTGTCCCTCTTTCATCAAGTGGCTGGAGGAATTCACAGCACAATACAAGACAGACCAGAACCAGTCCACTGAGCATCAATACTTGTCACTCACTTTGCTGCATCTCCTAAGag CTTTATCCTGTCAAGAGGTAACAGAAGATGATGTCCTGGATGCAAGCTGCCTGTTAGAGGTTTTAAGGATGTACAGGTGGCAGATCTCATCATTTGAAGAGCAG GATGCTCATGAACTATTTCATGTCCTTACCTCTTCATTAGAAGATGAACGGGATCGTCAGCCACGTGTGACACATTTGTTCGATGTGCATtcgctggag CCAGAAATAACCCAAAAGCAAATAAGCTGCAGAACAAGAG GGTCTCTTCCCCCTGTGTCAAATCACTGGAAATCTCAGCATCCTTTTCACGGAAGGCTGACCAGCAACATGGTTTGCAAACACTGTGAACACCAG AGTCCTGTGAGGTATGATACCTTCGACAGTCTCTCACTGAGTATTCCAGCAGCTGTGTGG GGTCGTCCTATGACGCTGGACCACTGCCTCCATCATTTCATCTCCTCTGAATCTGTAAAGGGTGTCGTGTGTGACAACTGCACTAAA ATTCAAGCAGAAGGGACTCTGAATGGACAGAGCATAGAAAACCAGAGAACAACATTTGTTAAGCAATTAAAGTTAGGAAAG CTCCCTCAGTGTTTGTGCATCCATCTGCAAAGATTGAGCTGGTCAAACCAAGGCACTCCTCTGAAACGTCACGAACATGTGCAGTTCAATGAGTTCTTGATCATGGACATCTACAAATACCGCATTCCTGTTCATAAATCAAGCCAGAATGAGCTGAATCAGAAAAACTCTGAAGAGACAATGCCTGGAACGAAGGATGGGGTAGCAGTAAAACCTTCAG ATGCAGAACAGCCATCTGGTACTAAACTGCTCTTCATGAATGGTGCCTGCTCCCCTTCATTTTTAATGTCCTCAGGAACTTTTCCACTTGCTGCATTCCCTGAATGCAG TTCCCCTGTATACCTTTACCGTCTGATGGCAGTTGTAGTTCATCATGGAGACATGCATTCTGGACACTTTGTGACTTACCGCCGCTCTCCACCTTCTCCCAAGAACCCACTCTCTGTCAGCACTCAGTGGCTATGGATTTCAGATGACACTGTTCGCAAAGCTAGTTTGCAGGAAGTCCTTTCTTCTAGTGCTTACTTGCTTTTTTATGAGCGTGTTCACTCGAGGGTACAGCACCAAAGCTTGGAGTTGAGGGCTGAAGAGTGA
- the USP30 gene encoding ubiquitin carboxyl-terminal hydrolase 30 isoform X1 has protein sequence MKNWGVIGGVVVAVAAGMYVLWGPIAERKRRRRGLVPGLLNLGNTCFMNSLLQGLSSCPSFIKWLEEFTAQYKTDQNQSTEHQYLSLTLLHLLRALSCQEVTEDDVLDASCLLEVLRMYRWQISSFEEQDAHELFHVLTSSLEDERDRQPRVTHLFDVHSLEQPEITQKQISCRTRGSLPPVSNHWKSQHPFHGRLTSNMVCKHCEHQSPVRYDTFDSLSLSIPAAVWGRPMTLDHCLHHFISSESVKGVVCDNCTKIQAEGTLNGQSIENQRTTFVKQLKLGKLPQCLCIHLQRLSWSNQGTPLKRHEHVQFNEFLIMDIYKYRIPVHKSSQNELNQKNSEETMPGTKDGVAVKPSDAEQPSGTKLLFMNGACSPSFLMSSGTFPLAAFPECSSPVYLYRLMAVVVHHGDMHSGHFVTYRRSPPSPKNPLSVSTQWLWISDDTVRKASLQEVLSSSAYLLFYERVHSRVQHQSLELRAEE, from the exons ATGAAGAACTGGGGCGTTATCGGGGGGGTCGTCGTTGCTGTGGCGGCGGGGATGTACGTGCTGTGGGGGCCCATCGCCGAGAGGAAGAGGCGCCGGAGAG GGCTTGTACCTGGCCTTCTTAACTTAGGAAACACCTGCTTCATGAACTCCTTGCTGCAAGGCTTATCTTCCTGTCCCTCTTTCATCAAGTGGCTGGAGGAATTCACAGCACAATACAAGACAGACCAGAACCAGTCCACTGAGCATCAATACTTGTCACTCACTTTGCTGCATCTCCTAAGag CTTTATCCTGTCAAGAGGTAACAGAAGATGATGTCCTGGATGCAAGCTGCCTGTTAGAGGTTTTAAGGATGTACAGGTGGCAGATCTCATCATTTGAAGAGCAG GATGCTCATGAACTATTTCATGTCCTTACCTCTTCATTAGAAGATGAACGGGATCGTCAGCCACGTGTGACACATTTGTTCGATGTGCATtcgctggag CAGCCAGAAATAACCCAAAAGCAAATAAGCTGCAGAACAAGAG GGTCTCTTCCCCCTGTGTCAAATCACTGGAAATCTCAGCATCCTTTTCACGGAAGGCTGACCAGCAACATGGTTTGCAAACACTGTGAACACCAG AGTCCTGTGAGGTATGATACCTTCGACAGTCTCTCACTGAGTATTCCAGCAGCTGTGTGG GGTCGTCCTATGACGCTGGACCACTGCCTCCATCATTTCATCTCCTCTGAATCTGTAAAGGGTGTCGTGTGTGACAACTGCACTAAA ATTCAAGCAGAAGGGACTCTGAATGGACAGAGCATAGAAAACCAGAGAACAACATTTGTTAAGCAATTAAAGTTAGGAAAG CTCCCTCAGTGTTTGTGCATCCATCTGCAAAGATTGAGCTGGTCAAACCAAGGCACTCCTCTGAAACGTCACGAACATGTGCAGTTCAATGAGTTCTTGATCATGGACATCTACAAATACCGCATTCCTGTTCATAAATCAAGCCAGAATGAGCTGAATCAGAAAAACTCTGAAGAGACAATGCCTGGAACGAAGGATGGGGTAGCAGTAAAACCTTCAG ATGCAGAACAGCCATCTGGTACTAAACTGCTCTTCATGAATGGTGCCTGCTCCCCTTCATTTTTAATGTCCTCAGGAACTTTTCCACTTGCTGCATTCCCTGAATGCAG TTCCCCTGTATACCTTTACCGTCTGATGGCAGTTGTAGTTCATCATGGAGACATGCATTCTGGACACTTTGTGACTTACCGCCGCTCTCCACCTTCTCCCAAGAACCCACTCTCTGTCAGCACTCAGTGGCTATGGATTTCAGATGACACTGTTCGCAAAGCTAGTTTGCAGGAAGTCCTTTCTTCTAGTGCTTACTTGCTTTTTTATGAGCGTGTTCACTCGAGGGTACAGCACCAAAGCTTGGAGTTGAGGGCTGAAGAGTGA
- the SVOP gene encoding synaptic vesicle 2-related protein → MEDDLFQLRQLPVVKFRRTGESSRSEEDVISGEHEIQIEGVRTELEPIELEDGAAVPKEFANPTDDTFMVEDAVEAIGFGKFQWKLSVITGLAWMADAMEMMILSILAPQLHCEWRLPSWQVALLTSVVFVGMMSSSSLWGNISDQYGRKTGLKISVLWTLYYGILSGFAPVYSWILVLRGLVGFGIGGVPQSVTLYAEFLPMKARAKCILLIEVFWAIGTVFEVLLAVLVMPTLGWRWLLILSALPLLLFAVLCFWLPESARYDVLSGNQEKAIATLKRIATENGAPMPLGKLIISRQEDRGKMRDLFTPHFRWTTLLLWFIWFSNAFSYYGLVLLTTEFFQAGDVCSISSRRKEVKAKCTLTCEYLTEEDYTDLLWTTLSEFPGVLVTLWIIDRIGRKKTMALSFFVFSFCSLLLFLCVGRNVLTVLLFIARAFISGGFQAAYVYTPEVYPTATRALGLGTCSGMARVGALITPFIAQVMLESSVYLTLLVYSGCCLLAAVASCFLPIETKGRGLQESSHREWGQEMVGRGSHSPGVTRSNSGSQE, encoded by the exons ATGGAGGATGATTTATTCCAGCTGAGACAGCTGCC GGTGGTCAAGTTTCGTCGCACTGGGGAAAGTTCAAGGTCAGAAGAGGATGTCATTTCAGGAGAACATGAAATTCAGATTGAGGGTGTTCGGACAGAGCTAGAGCCTATTGAGCTAGAGGATGGAGCTGCAGTGCCAAAAGAATTTGCCAACCCAACTGATG ataCTTTCATGGTGGAAGATGCGGTGGAAGCCATTGGATTTGGAAAGTTCCAGTGGAAGCTGTCTGTTATTACTGGATTAGCATGG ATGGCAGATGCTATGGAAATGATGATTTTAAGTATCCTAGCTCCTCAGCTTCATTGTGAGTGGCGATTACCAAGCTGGCAGGTTGCATTGCTCACATCG GTGGTGTTTGTGGGAATGATGTCCAGCTCCAGCCTCTGGGGAAACATTTCAGACCAGTATGGGAGAAAAACA GGCCTAAAGATCAGTGTGTTGTGGACGCTCTATTATGGGATCCTCAGTGGTTTTGCACCAGTATATAGCTGGATCTTGGTGCTGAGGGGCCTGGTGGGGTTTGGGATTGGAGGAGTGCCTCAGTC GGTAACCTTATATGCTGAATTCCTTCCAATGAAAGCCagagcaaaatgcattttattaataGAG GTCTTTTGGGCCATTGGGACTGTGTTTGAAGTCCTTCTGGCAGTGTTGGTGATGCCCACTCTTGGCTGGCGGTGGCTTCTCATTCTTTCTGCCCTCCCACTTTTGCTCTTCGCTGTCCTATGTTTT TGGCTGCCAGAAAGTGCCAGGTATGATGTATTATCTGGAAATCAAGAAAAAGCAATTGCCACTTTAAAGCGGATAGCAACGGAAAATGGAGCTCCAATGCCTTTGGGAAAACTAATTATTTCCAGACAG GAAGACCGAGGAAAAATGAGGGACCTTTTTACGCCCCATTTTAGATGGACCACATTGTTACTCTGGTTTATATG gtTTTCCAATGCTTTTTCATATTATGGGTTAGTTTTATTAACTACAGAGTTCTTCCAAGCAGGAGATGTCTGCAGCA tATCCAGTAGAAGGAAAGAAGTTAAAGCAAAGTGCACCCTGACCTGTGAGTATCTGACAGAGGAAGACTACACTGATCTGCTCTGGACAACCCTGTCAGAATTCCCTG GTGTGTTAGTAACACTGTGGATTATTGATCGGATAGGCCGCAAGAAAACCATGGCCCTGTCCTTTTTTGTCTTCTCGTTTTGCAgtcttctgctgtttctctgcgTTGGAAG AAATGTTCTTACTGTGCTGCTCTTCATTGCAAGAGCTTTTATTTCAGGAGGATTTCAGGCTGCTTATGTTTACACTCCTGAG GTTTATCCGACAGCCACACGTGCTTTGGGCCTGGGAACATGCAGTGGAATGGCCAGAGTGGGAGCCCTCATAACCCCGTTCATTGCACAG gtGATGTTGGAATCTTCAGTCTATTTAACACTGCTGGTTTACAGTGGATGTTGCCTGCTGGCCGCTGTGGCTTCCTGCTTCTTGCCCATTGAAACAAAAGGTCGTGGCTTACAGGAGTCCAGCCACAGAGAATGGGGACAGGAGATGGTTGGGAGAGGATCTCATTCCCCAGGTGTCACCAGGTCAAACTCTGGATCACAGGAATGA